One genomic region from Jilunia laotingensis encodes:
- a CDS encoding AAA domain-containing protein, producing MDNKKPIASPTADLQRQQLLLRMEYEYEKEEFKRQTETMGIARKVKRGLSWYPVQIGRSYYNSLNQFVVEIIRTGDKDIEHAFEFGKPVCFFRQGYDDKISYMNFTATVSYADEERMVVALPGQGALLEIQSEGQVGVQLYFDETSYRTMFDALEDVLRAKGNRLAELRDTLIGTLLPRKRELFPIRFPWLNSTQEEAVNKVLCAKDVSIVHGPPGTGKTTTLVEAIYETLHRENQVLVCAQSNTAVDWISEKLVDRGVPVLRIGNPSRVNDKMLSFTYERRFENHPAYPELWGIRKSIREMNGKIHRGSYNERESARNRISRLRDRATELEILINEDLFSSARVIASTLVSSNHRILTGRRFSTLFIDEAAQALEAACWIAIRKADRVILAGDHCQLPPTIKCIEAARGGLDHTLMEKIVAVKPTSVSLLKTQYRMNESIMRFSSEWFYNNQLESAPEVRQRGILDFDTPMVWIDTSEMEFHEELTGESFGRINKQEANLLLQELEKYIHRIGEGRVLDEQIDFGLISPYKAQVQYLRSKIKSSNFFRPFRSLISVNTVDGFQGQERDVVFISLVRANENGQIGFLNDLRRMNVAITRARMKLVILGEAATLGQHAFYRKLMQYIREEGKIEDREG from the coding sequence ATGGATAATAAGAAACCCATCGCCTCTCCTACTGCCGACCTACAACGCCAGCAACTTCTCCTCCGGATGGAATATGAGTATGAAAAAGAGGAGTTCAAAAGACAAACCGAGACGATGGGCATTGCACGGAAAGTGAAACGGGGACTTTCCTGGTATCCGGTACAGATAGGGCGGAGTTACTATAATTCACTCAATCAGTTTGTCGTAGAGATTATCCGTACCGGGGACAAAGACATCGAACATGCTTTCGAGTTCGGCAAACCGGTCTGCTTCTTCCGCCAAGGATATGATGATAAGATTTCTTATATGAACTTCACCGCTACCGTCAGTTATGCCGATGAGGAACGGATGGTGGTTGCACTGCCCGGTCAAGGTGCATTGCTTGAGATTCAATCGGAAGGACAAGTGGGGGTACAGCTCTATTTTGACGAAACATCCTACCGCACCATGTTCGATGCCCTTGAAGACGTGTTGCGAGCCAAAGGAAACCGATTGGCGGAACTACGTGACACACTGATAGGAACACTTCTTCCCCGAAAGCGGGAACTCTTTCCGATCCGTTTTCCCTGGCTGAACAGTACCCAGGAAGAAGCAGTCAACAAGGTACTCTGCGCCAAAGACGTTTCTATCGTTCATGGCCCTCCGGGAACTGGAAAAACAACCACACTCGTAGAAGCCATCTATGAGACATTGCACCGCGAGAATCAGGTACTCGTCTGCGCACAAAGCAACACAGCGGTAGACTGGATCTCTGAGAAACTGGTGGACAGGGGTGTTCCCGTGCTGCGCATCGGCAACCCTTCGCGGGTCAATGACAAAATGCTTTCATTCACCTACGAACGACGCTTCGAAAATCATCCTGCTTATCCTGAACTTTGGGGTATCCGGAAGTCGATCCGTGAAATGAACGGCAAAATACATCGCGGCAGCTATAACGAGCGAGAATCAGCCCGCAACCGTATCAGTCGCCTTCGTGACCGTGCTACGGAATTGGAAATACTCATCAATGAAGACCTGTTCTCGTCTGCACGGGTCATAGCCTCCACATTGGTCAGCAGCAATCACCGGATACTGACCGGCCGACGTTTCAGTACACTGTTCATCGATGAAGCCGCACAAGCACTCGAAGCGGCCTGTTGGATCGCTATCCGAAAGGCGGATCGGGTGATTCTTGCCGGAGATCATTGCCAGCTACCTCCCACCATCAAATGTATCGAAGCTGCCCGGGGCGGGCTGGACCACACCCTGATGGAGAAAATAGTGGCCGTCAAACCGACTTCCGTCTCCTTATTAAAAACTCAGTACAGGATGAATGAGTCCATCATGCGCTTTTCGTCCGAATGGTTCTATAACAACCAGTTGGAATCGGCACCGGAAGTACGCCAACGGGGGATTCTCGACTTTGACACCCCTATGGTATGGATCGATACGTCCGAAATGGAATTCCATGAAGAACTTACCGGTGAAAGCTTCGGACGCATCAATAAGCAGGAAGCCAACCTGTTGTTGCAGGAATTGGAAAAGTACATTCACCGGATCGGTGAAGGACGAGTGCTGGACGAACAAATCGACTTCGGGCTCATCTCACCCTATAAAGCTCAAGTACAGTATTTGAGGAGCAAAATAAAAAGCAGCAATTTCTTCCGTCCCTTCCGTTCACTGATCAGTGTAAACACAGTAGACGGATTTCAAGGACAGGAAAGAGATGTGGTCTTTATCAGTCTGGTAAGGGCCAACGAAAATGGGCAAATAGGATTTCTCAATGATTTGCGGCGAATGAATGTCGCAATCACCAGGGCACGTATGAAACTAGTGATACTGGGAGAAGCTGCCACGCTCGGGCAACACGCTTTCTACCGGAAACTGATGCAATATATAAGAGAAGAGGGGAAAATTGAGGATCGTGAAGGGTGA